TTGAATGGCAGGCTTATAGCCTTTACCCTTAAGCGTGTTGATATGCAGCAAGATTGGGTGATCGACATCTTTGACTGCTTTAAAAGCGTTAATCATTGCTTGAAGGTCATTGCCATCTGCAACGTAACGGTAATCAAAGCCCATTGCCTTGAAAGGATTTTCTGCCGCTTCGCCATTAGAATCACGCAATTTCTGCAGTGCCGTAACCAGTCCGCCAACATTTTTATCAATTGACCACTGATTATCATTAACGACGACAACTAGGTTATGTTGTTCAATTGCGGCATTATTAAGACCTTCAAAAGCTAGGCCGCCAGTCATTGAGCCGTCACCAATTAAAGCCATGATGTTTTCATGTCCGCCTAGTAAATCACGTGCCTTGGCCATTCCGCTTGCCAGGGCAATTGAGGTTGAAGTGTGGCCGATTGAGTAATAATCATAGGGACTTTCATCAGGATTAGTATATGGCGTAACGTCTTCATAATGATCAGGATCAAGCCAAGCTTTTGCTCGTCCTGTTAGCATTTTATGGGGATAAGTTTGGTGGGAAACATCCCAGACGATCTTGTCTTTTGGCGCATTAAATACGTAGTGATAGGCGATGGTTGCTTCAACAATTCCTAAGTCAGGGCCGAGGTGTCCGCCTTCATATGCGTCTTTTTCCAAAATTAGTGTCCTAATTTCTGTGGCTAATTGTTCCATTTCTGCGATACTTAATTTTTTAAGGTCTTGGGGACCAGAAATTTTATTTAATAAAAAATCTTCATGCTTATTCATGAAAAAGTGCCTCCCTGCACAATTAAATAGATGATTGTTGACTGCTTTAATTATAAAATACTTTATTTGGGATGAAGAAAGTTCGTAGGTTAATTTACGATCTGGATACCCGCAATAAAGCGATTAATAATTAAAATTGTAATACTTAGAGCTAAGGTTAAGTCAAATATTAATTGCAAATTTTTTAACCGGTTTTTAGTATTATAATCATTATTAAGAATAATGTTTGGAACTAAAATAATGGGATAGCAAAATGACAATTGGCGCTTTATTAAAACAGTACCGACTTGAAAACGGCAAGACGCAAAAAGAATGGGCGGCTGGCATTGTCAGCCCTTCGTATTATTCAAAAGTTGAACAAAATAAGCATCGCATTACCGCCGAAGACTTGATTGCAGTCTTGCGCGCAAACCAAATTGGCTTGTGGGATTTCTTTCAAAGGCTGGATGATAGTGAACAGCAACAATTTGATGAATTTAAATTTGTTGATCATGCAATTAACCAAGCATGGTATCAAAATGATCAGGCCAAGCTGAAAGAAATTAGGCAATATGTTGAAGATAGTACAATGGCCAATCAAGACAAATGGCTGCTTTACCTTGATGCAGTCGAGGTGGAAATTAATAATCAGCCAGAAAAATTAAGTGCAGAAAAACGTGCACGATTACAAGAATGGCTGTTTGATTTTACTGATTTTGACGAAACCAAATTACGAGTTTATATCAATTTGATGCCATTTTATGACCTTGACAGCAACCTGCTCTTTAGCAAAAAAGTTATTGCTAAATTGCAAAAGTCGGATAAGTCGCGGCATCAAGCAGAATTATTAGGCATAATTGGCAATTTGTTGATTGATTTAATTAAAG
This genomic window from Lactobacillus panisapium contains:
- a CDS encoding helix-turn-helix domain-containing protein, whose translation is MTIGALLKQYRLENGKTQKEWAAGIVSPSYYSKVEQNKHRITAEDLIAVLRANQIGLWDFFQRLDDSEQQQFDEFKFVDHAINQAWYQNDQAKLKEIRQYVEDSTMANQDKWLLYLDAVEVEINNQPEKLSAEKRARLQEWLFDFTDFDETKLRVYINLMPFYDLDSNLLFSKKVIAKLQKSDKSRHQAELLGIIGNLLIDLIKAKRYEDTGWLIEAAAKVATRPELFFYKNILVLLENMVNYHFDHQDKYLEKCEWAIKNFTLIGMPEYGNEVDSFFRQYCD